AGTGAATAAAATTTCAGGTATGGATATTACTTTTGTAACCAATGCGGATACTGATAAAGAAGCAAAATCACTATTAACCGAATTAGGATTACCTTTTCAAAAAAATTAAGATATGGCTAAAGAATCAATGAAAGCCCGTGAGGTAAAGAGAGCAAAAACAGTAGCTAAATATGCTGAAAAGCGCAAAGCTTTAAAAGAAGCTGGCGATTATGAAGCACTACAAAGGTTACCAAAAAATGCCTCGCCTGTGCGTCAACATAACCGTTGTAAGCTTACAGGAAGACCTAAAGGTTATATGAGAACATTTGGTATTTCTCGTGTAATGTTTAGAGAAATGGCTAACCAAGGTTTAATACCTGGTGTTAGAAAAGCAAGTTGGTAAAAAATATTAATTGGTTTCAGGTTTAATCCTAAAAAAGATTGAAAACCGTTACCGCAAATTTATAATTATGACTACAGATCCAATCGCGGATTATTTGACACGAATTAGAAATGCTGTGAGTGCAAACCACAGAGTAGTAGAAATACCTGCTTCTAATTTAAAGAAAGAAATCACTAAAATATTATTCGATCAAGGATATATTTTAAGTTACAAGTTTGAAGATTCAGCTGTACAAGGAACTATTAAAATAGCCCTTAAATACAACAAGGAAACTAAAGAACCTGTAATTAAGAAGATTCAAAGAATAAGTAAACCAGGTTTACGTAAGTACGCAAGTTCAAAAGAGCTTCCTAGAATTCTTAATGGTCTTGGTATTGCCATTGTTTCTACATCACATGGTGTAATGACAGGCAAACAAGCACAAAGGGATAATGTAGGAGGTGAAGTACTTTGTTACGTTTACTAATTAAAAAAGACTATAGAACATGTCAAGAATAGGTAATAACCCAGTAGTAATTCCAGCAGGAGTTACAGTTGAAATCAACAATAACGTGGTTACAGTTAAAGGAAAATTAGGTGAATTATCACAAGAATTTTCTGATGTAACAATTAAAGTTGAAGAAGGAAATGTTATAGTTGAGCGTTCTTCTGATAAGAAAAACGAAAAAGCAAAACATGGTCTTTATAGATCACTTATCAATAATATGGTTGAAGGTGTATCTAATGGATGGACAAAAAATTTAGAGTTAGTAGGTGTTGGATATAGAGCAAGTAATCAAGGTCAGAAACTTGATTTAGCTTTAGGTTTTTCTCATAACATAGTATTAGACATTGCTCCAGAAGTAAGTGTTGAAACTATTTCAGATAAAGGTAAAAATCCAATCATTAAATTAACTTCTCATGATAAACAACTTGTTGGTCAAGTAGCTGCTAAAATTCGCGGCTTTAGACCACCTGAGCCTTATAAAGGAAAAGGTGTGAAGTTTGTTGGCGAAGAATTAAGAAGAAAAGCAGGTAAATCAGCTTAATAAGTAAGTTATGGCATTAACAAAGAACGAAAGACGATTAAGAATAAAAAGCAGAGTTCGTAAGGTAGTTTCTGGTACAGAAGCTAGACCAAGATTATCTGTTTTCAGAAGCAATAAAGAAATTTATGCACAAGTTGTAGATGACGTGACTGGTAAAACTATCAGTGCAGCATCTTCAAGAGATAAGGACATTAGTTCTGCAAAAGGTACAAAAGCAGAGGTTGCTACATTAGTAGGAAAATCTGTTGCTGAAAAAGCCCTTAAAGCGGGTGTAGATACTATTTCTTTTGATAGAGGTGGATATTTATATCATGGAAGAGTAAAATCATTAGCAGAAGGTGCTAGAGAAGCAGGACTTAAATTTTAAGAAATTATGTATCAAAAATACAAAAGCGCAGAGCTAGTAAAACCAAGTGGATTAGATCTTAAAGATCGTTTAGTTGGAGTACAGAGAGTTACAAAAGTAACTAAAGGTGGTAGAGCATTCGGATTTTCAGCAATTGTTGTTGTTGGAAATGAAGCAGGTGTCGTTGGTCAAGGATTAGGTAAATCTAAAGATGTGGCTAGTGCAATTGCAAAAGCAATTGAAGATGCTAAGAAAAATTTAGTGCGTATTCCTATTGTAAAAGGAACGTTACCACACGAACAAAAAGGTAAATATGGTGGAGCAAGAGTAAACATTATTCCTGCGGCTCCTGGTACAGGAGTTATTGCTGGTGGAGCTGTGAGAACAGTTTTGGAAGCAGTAGGAGTTCATGATGTATTATCAAAATCTCAAGGTTCATCTAACCCACATAACGTTGTAAAAGCAACTTTTGATGCATTATTGCAATTAAGAGACGCTAAAACAATTGCTCGTGATAGAGGTATTTCTCTTGAAAAAGTATTTAAAGGATAAGAACGATGGCAAAGATAAAAGTAACAAAAGTTAAAAGCGCAATCAATCGTACATTAAGACAAAAAAGAACTTTAGAAGCTCTTGGTCTTAAAAAAATTGGTCAAGTTGTAGAGCACGAAGCCTCACCAAATATCCTTGGTATGGTAGCTAAAGTTTCACATTTAGTTTCTGTTGAAGAAACAAAATAAAATACTGAAAAATGGATTTAAGTAATTTAAAACCTGCAGAAGGTTCAGTTAAAAGTCAAGGTAAAAGAATAGGTAGAGGACAAGGTTCTGGAAAAGGTGGTACGGCAACTCGTGGTCACAAAGGAGCAAAATCTCGTTCTGGTTATTCTAAGAAAATAGGTTTTGAAGGTGGTCAAATGCCACTTCAAAGACGTGTTCCTAAGTTTGGCTTTACGAATATCAATCGCATAGAGCATCAAGGTGTAAACCTAGATACGCTTCAACAATTGGTTGACGATAAGAAAATTAAAGATACAGTAGATTTTGAAACTCTAATGACTCTTGGTCTAATTAACAAGAATGATCTTGTTAAGATTATGGGACGTGGAGAATTAAAAGCAAAATTAAAAGTATCTGCACATAAGTTTACCGCTTCAGCAAAAGCTGCTATAGAAGCTGCAGGAGGTGAAGTAGTAACTTTATAATCTAATTTAAGCGCATGAAATTTATTGAGACATTAAAAAATGTTTGGAAAATAGAAGAATTAAGAAACAGAATTATTGTTACATTAGGTCTTTTATTAGTTTATCGTTTTGGTGCACAGGTTGTATTACCTGGTATTGATGCGGCGCAATTAGAAGGTTTACAAGGTAGTACTGAAGACGGTTTATTAGGTTTATTAAATGCTTTTACAGGAGGTGCGTTTGCAAATGCTTCTGTTTTTGCATTGGGTATTATGCCTTATATCTCGGCTTCTATTGTAGTTCAGTTAATGGGAATTGCTATTCCGTATTTGCAAAAATTACAAAAAGAAGGTGCTAGTGGACAAAAGAAAATTAATCAAATAACACGATGGTTAACCATTGCTATTTGTTTGGTTCAAGCTCCAGGATATTTAGCAAGTTTACCAGCTTTAGGAATTCCACCATCGGCATTCTTATTAG
Above is a window of Bizionia sp. M204 DNA encoding:
- the rpsN gene encoding 30S ribosomal protein S14; this translates as MAKESMKAREVKRAKTVAKYAEKRKALKEAGDYEALQRLPKNASPVRQHNRCKLTGRPKGYMRTFGISRVMFREMANQGLIPGVRKASW
- the rpsH gene encoding 30S ribosomal protein S8 → MTTDPIADYLTRIRNAVSANHRVVEIPASNLKKEITKILFDQGYILSYKFEDSAVQGTIKIALKYNKETKEPVIKKIQRISKPGLRKYASSKELPRILNGLGIAIVSTSHGVMTGKQAQRDNVGGEVLCYVY
- the rplF gene encoding 50S ribosomal protein L6; this translates as MSRIGNNPVVIPAGVTVEINNNVVTVKGKLGELSQEFSDVTIKVEEGNVIVERSSDKKNEKAKHGLYRSLINNMVEGVSNGWTKNLELVGVGYRASNQGQKLDLALGFSHNIVLDIAPEVSVETISDKGKNPIIKLTSHDKQLVGQVAAKIRGFRPPEPYKGKGVKFVGEELRRKAGKSA
- the rplR gene encoding 50S ribosomal protein L18, translated to MALTKNERRLRIKSRVRKVVSGTEARPRLSVFRSNKEIYAQVVDDVTGKTISAASSRDKDISSAKGTKAEVATLVGKSVAEKALKAGVDTISFDRGGYLYHGRVKSLAEGAREAGLKF
- the rpsE gene encoding 30S ribosomal protein S5; translated protein: MYQKYKSAELVKPSGLDLKDRLVGVQRVTKVTKGGRAFGFSAIVVVGNEAGVVGQGLGKSKDVASAIAKAIEDAKKNLVRIPIVKGTLPHEQKGKYGGARVNIIPAAPGTGVIAGGAVRTVLEAVGVHDVLSKSQGSSNPHNVVKATFDALLQLRDAKTIARDRGISLEKVFKG
- the rpmD gene encoding 50S ribosomal protein L30, with amino-acid sequence MAKIKVTKVKSAINRTLRQKRTLEALGLKKIGQVVEHEASPNILGMVAKVSHLVSVEETK
- the rplO gene encoding 50S ribosomal protein L15, with translation MDLSNLKPAEGSVKSQGKRIGRGQGSGKGGTATRGHKGAKSRSGYSKKIGFEGGQMPLQRRVPKFGFTNINRIEHQGVNLDTLQQLVDDKKIKDTVDFETLMTLGLINKNDLVKIMGRGELKAKLKVSAHKFTASAKAAIEAAGGEVVTL